Genomic window (Waddliaceae bacterium):
TAGCAGCACAGAATGGTCATTTAGAAGTTGTGGAAGCGTTAATTGGCAAGGATGCCAAGGTTGATGAGCCTGATAAAGACGGCGTCACCCCTCTTTGGGTAGCAGCACAGAATGGTCATTTAGAAGTTGTGGAAGCGTTAATTGGCAAGGATGCCAAGGTTGATGAGCCTGATAAAGACGGCTTCACCCCTCTTTGGATAGCAGCACAGAATGGTCATTTAGAAGTTGTGGAAGCGTTAATTGGCAAGGATGCCAAGGTTGATGAGCCTGATAAAGACGGCGTCACCCCTCTTTGGGTAGCAGCACAGAATGGTTATTTAGAAGTTGTGGAAGCGTTAATTGGCAAGGATGCCAAGGTTGATGAGCCTGATAAAGACGGCTTCACCCCTCTTTTTGTAGCAGCCCAGAATGGTCGCGCAGAAGTTGTGAAAGCGTTAATTGCCAAGGGTGCCAAGGTTGACAAGCCCAACAACAGCGGTCGCACCCCTCTTTGGATAGCAGCAGAGGATGGTCGTGTAGAAGTTGTGGAAGCCTTGGTCGGAGGGGGAGCTTCGCCCGACAGGTGCAGTAGACGCGATGACAATCCTTTTTTGTTGGCGGTAAACAACGGTTCTGAGAAGATTATGGAAATTTTAGCGAATGCTTTAATCACAAAAAAAGGGTCGATTGACAAGCCTGATAAATACGGCCAGACTTTTCTTGGGCTAGCGGCTCGTGCTGGCCATAAAGGTGCTGTAGAATCTTTAATCGACAAGGGCGCATCAGTTGACAAGCGTGATCACAAAGGTCGCACCCCTCTTTGGGTAGCAGCAGAGAATGGTCATGAAGGTGTTGTAAAATATTTAATCGAAAAGGGCGCATCAGTTGACAAGCGTGATCACAAAGGTCGCACGCCCCTTATGTTAGCGGTTCGTCAAGGTCATAAGGGTGTTGTGGAAAAGTTGATAAGGAATGGTGCTGATGTTGGAAAAAGATCTTTCTTGGGCACTACACCGCTAAAAATTGCTTTAAAGAGTGGCTATACAGAAATCGCCGACCTCTTACGCGAGGCCGGAGCCCAGTAATAAAGCAGCATTCTTTTTCAAAAAAGCCTTTTTCCAATGGTAGTTGTCCAATATTCCCGTGGTGTCGCGTCCTAGGATGCTATATGCGACGTATAGCGCTTCTACTGAGGCGAGGCCTGCTTCGGGGTCGGGGCATTCCGTCTGGCATCGCGGGTATGCCGTGGTGTAGCCTTCGGGAAGGCGGCGCCGTGGGATATCGCGAAATTCTGTGGTGTTCTCTACCATTTTCTGTGCATAGCGCCATGTGCCGTCGATGAGGACGACGCCTTTGTCACCATCTTTTTCAGAGAGCTCTTCGCCGTCAAGAGACAGAAGTACGTATTTATTGAAGTCGATATCGCCGAAGTCGGGAATGGGATACCTGAAGAAAAG
Coding sequences:
- a CDS encoding DTW domain-containing protein, with the protein product MPSFPPTIILRHRKENLKKCSLRGLEERDDMLFFRYPIPDFGDIDFNKYVLLSLDGEELSEKDGDKGVVLIDGTWRYAQKMVENTTEFRDIPRRRLPEGYTTAYPRCQTECPDPEAGLASVEALYVAYSILGRDTTGILDNYHWKKAFLKKNAALLLGSGLA